In Granulicella mallensis MP5ACTX8, the sequence CTTGAGTTTCAACAGGCAATCGCCGAATTCGAAGACGTGGAGATGAAGCTGGGTACGCTATCTACGGCTGACTTCAAGGACCGTGCACGAGGCGCCTACGCCGTGCTCGTCACCGGAGAGAGACGTCCCTACGGCAACATTCTCTTGCGCAAAGGCACAGTGAAGCTAACTAAGTAAGGAAGCTGCTGGCGTTCCCTAGGGCAACGGTTACGGAACACGCTTTCATGCTCTTAATAGCTATGAGGAATACGCTCTAGAAGATGTTTCCAATATCTCGACCTAGACCTCTGTGCTCAAAAAGAAAGGTAGACCTCCTGCCAGGTGCCCAGCGCGAGAGCGAGCTTCACCACAGATATGGATAATTGAACCTGAGTCAGTGCCGTCTTCAGATGAGCTGGCATGTTGTCTGGACCTTCAGAGTCACAAAGATGTGGCATATAAGTGTTTTATTATGAGGGTTTTATGGATTCTTCTGCGACACCCTGCAAGCCTGTGTAAACGTGTGGAAAACGGACACCGCCGCCGCCTCCTTGAACCCATCCAGGTCGGAAATATCCCCGCGACACACCTTGGCGCCGAGCGCGGACACCGCCGCTGCGGACGCGTCCGACCTGGCTAAGCAGGTGACCTCGTGGCCAGCGGCGATGAGGTCGGGGATGATGTACGAGCCGATATGGCCGTTCGCGGAAGCCGTATTTTTCGCCACAGCGGAGCTCTTCGCGCACCATGTACGCATCATGGCATGGAGGGAAGGGGCGCGTCACACGCAGCGGACAGCAAATCCGCTTGATGCTCGGGGACCCCTTGGGGACCCATTTGACTGTTTGTTGCTACACGAAGGATGCGTTCCGATGGCTTCCTGCGCATGTGTTTTGTTGCAATTGCGGTTTACCCGGGTCAAGGAAGCGGAGCTCTGGGTCTATCGTCACGCTCACAGGACCTATTGGCGCTGGCAAACCCTGGTCAGCGAAGCCCACCAGCGTCTGGCTGGTCACTTTGCCGTTAGTTGTGGACCTAAAACGACAGGCGACCGCAACCGTTCGCTGAGAAAGCGATGGATAGTTCATGGATCTCACAAACACCGTGGACTGTTATTTAGTCCCCATGTGCGAATGACCCGGTCCATCAGCGCGTTTCACGCGCCACATTGCATTGTTTTCCGGATTCAAGTCGGACGTTGCACGAATTGGACTAGCAGCCATAAGGCCCAGCAGATCAAGCCTAAGATGAAATGCGAGGGCCCGGTGTGCGCGTGACTGAGGTGGAAGGAGGGCTGGCTAGCAGAGAGGGAATGTGTTGTAGTCGTGCATTCTTTGTATCGATCTCAGTGAGAATCTCAGGGCAGCAGTATTGATTAGAGGATATTCTTTTCATAGCGCAGTTGCGGAAGATCATGGCAACTCGTGGCGTCACGGTCTAATTCAGATTCACGAAAATTACGAAGGCCAGTCCATTGCGCGCTAGCCTTTTGTTGTGCGCGGTGTGGGGGCTTTCGGACTGTAAGGTCGCTCGCTCATAGCGGCTGATTCTTTTGGTGTTGTTCAAACGAGAGGAATCGCCACTGGCAATCAAGACAGCGGTAGGGTTTTACCAAAGGCAGAAGCCGTTCCAGAAGTTTGCGATGCGCCCGCAATGAGTCAATCGATTTGCAACGAGGGCACTTTCGCAAGGCGGTCATGCTGGAACCTCAATATTAGGTTG encodes:
- a CDS encoding YjbQ family protein, with translation MPHLCDSEGPDNMPAHLKTALTQVQLSISVVKLALALGTWQEVYLSF
- a CDS encoding NAD(P)H-binding protein is translated as MAKNTASANGHIGSYIIPDLIAAGHEVTCLARSDASAAAVSALGAKVCRGDISDLDGFKEAAAVSVFHTFTQACRVSQKNP